One window of the Salvia splendens isolate huo1 chromosome 1, SspV2, whole genome shotgun sequence genome contains the following:
- the LOC121795333 gene encoding uncharacterized protein LOC121795333, whose amino-acid sequence MLLSPLPSAADPPRLSHDIDSSCSTPFVSAPSSPAHAPPSGYFHSAPASPMHFKIKSSQPDYDAPVFLTSDSGSFEFEFSSRFSPTGLGSGSMTSADELFFNGQIRPMRQSSHFPRPVLDLCGGKYAGDLKVREAAKYSHRKARSMSPLRSEWQGFSSGVRESEAKEINESAETTPSCSASSSRSSSSSSGRNSKKWIFLKDLLHRSMSEGRANSKEKFWSPISFSPAKEKKKATASRDEKKGRVETKREAKAPAAGKPANGVWRRPSAHELHYTANRAQAEEMKKKTFLPYRQGLFGCLGFSSKSYGAFTGFTRKLNPISSG is encoded by the coding sequence ATGCTTCTCTCTCCTCTCCCCTCCGCCGCTGACCCGCCGCGCCTCAGCCACGACATCGACAGCTCCTGCTCCACTCCTTTCGTCAGCGCTCCCTCCAGCCCCGCCCATGCTCCGCCCTCTGGCTACTTCCACAGCGCTCCTGCCAGCCCCATGcatttcaaaatcaaatcatCGCAGCCGGACTACGACGCGCCCGTGTTTCTCACGTCTGATTCCGGTTCATTCGAGTTCGAGTTTTCATCTAGGTTTTCTCCTACCGGTTTGGGCAGCGGCTCGATGACGTCGGCGGACGAGCTGTTCTTCAACGGTCAGATCCGGCCTATGAGGCAGTCGTCGCATTTTCCGAGGCCGGTTTTGGATCTGTGCGGCGGCAAATACGCCGGAGATCTGAAGGTGCGCGAAGCTGCGAAATACTCGCACCGAAAAGCTAGATCCATGTCGCCGCTGCGCTCCGAGTGGCAAGGCTTCAGCAGCGGAGTCCGGGAGAGCGAGGCGAAGGAGATCAATGAGTCGGCCGAGACGACGCCGTCCTGCTCGGCTTCATCGTCGcggtcgtcgtcgtcgtcgtcgggGAGGAACTCGAAGAAGTGGATATTTCTGAAGGATCTTCTGCACCGGAGCATGAGCGAGGGGAGAGCGAACAGCAAGGAGAAGTTCTGGTCGCCTATCTCGTTCTCTCCGgcgaaggagaagaagaaggcgaCCGCCTCCCGCGACGAGAAGAAAGGCAGAGTTGAGACGAAGAGAGAAGCGAAGGCTCCGGCGGCTGGGAAACCTGCGAATGGCGTGTGGCGGAGGCCGTCGGCGCACGAGCTGCATTACACGGCGAATAGAGCGCAGGCGgaggagatgaagaagaagacgtTTCTGCCGTACCGGCAAGGCCTGTTTGGGTGCCTGGGGTTCAGCTCCAAGAGCTATGGCGCCTTCACTGGATTTACCAGAAAACTTAATCCAATTTCATCCGGTTGA
- the LOC121770611 gene encoding uncharacterized protein LOC121770611, protein MGPEGSSAASPAPPSAKRGRDPEDGVYIDNLNSHKRYLSEIMASSLNGLTIGDTLSDNIMDSPVRSDTMMPYLRDETSVQYSPMSEDSDDSRYYESSNTCSSQPESAPTSPVSPYRCQKPFVPRPATTSYPSHESIVSSSASPQSRQRGSDTEGRFPSSPSDIYHSADLGRAPLLRSVQMRAQTLGLAQFEMQLSPGQESGNNLEVEERPCSYLKLEVDERGDYPIAESTPLSMSESEDLWSSRHGYEGGRICWRMNENNVTQWHLVVGF, encoded by the exons ATGGGACCGGAAGGTAGCTCCGCCGCTTCGCCGGCGCCACCGAGCGCTAAACGAGGCAGAGATCCGGAAGATGGGGTTTACATTGATAATCTCAACTCTCACAAGCGGTATCTTAGTGAG ATCATGGCTTCAAGTTTGAACGGGCTGACCATTGGAGATACACTGTCTGACAATATAATGGATTCTCCTGTAAGGTCTGATACGATGATGCCGTATCTTAG GGATGAAACATCTGTACAGTATTCACCAATGTCTGAAGATTCAGATGACTCGAGGTACTACGAGAGTTCTAACACCTGTTCTTCTCAGCCTGAGAGTGCTCCCACTAGCCCCGTATCTCCTTATAGATGCCAAAAGCCCTTCGTGCCAAGACCTGCTACCACTTCATATCCTTCCCATGAATCCATCGTTTCTTCTTCAGCTTCACCACAATCTCGCCAGCGTGGTTCTGATACCGAGGGTCGTTTCCCATCATCGCCCAGTGACATATACCACTCAGCTGACTTGGGACGGGCTCCTCTTTTACGATCTGTCCAAATGAGAGCGCAGac TTTAGGGTTGGCTCAATTTGAAATGCAGCTTAGTCCCGGACAAGAGTCCGGTAACAATTTAGAAGTTGAGGAACGGCCGTGTTCCTACTTGAAGCTCGAAGTTGATGAGAGGGGGGACTATCCTATCGCTGAATCTACACCTTTGAGCATGTCGGAGAGTGAAGACTTGTGGAGCTCTCGGCATGGATATGAAGGAGGACGAATCTGCTGGCGAATGAATGAAAACAATGTTACCCAGTGGCACTTGGTGGTTGGCTTTTGA